One window of the Verrucomicrobiia bacterium genome contains the following:
- the asnB gene encoding asparagine synthase (glutamine-hydrolyzing), with the protein MCGIAGIFNLDSGEHVGEQVMREMLGSIRHRGPDQFGIYLDGPIVLGSARLSIIDLSTGQQPISNEDGTLWIVFNGEIFNYIELRAELESRGHRFSTTSDTEVLLHAYEEWGPQCLDRFNGQFAFAIWNRREQALFLARDRLGVRPLFYTLTRGGSLVFGSEIKALLASGRVSAQIDPIGLEQVFTYWSPISPRTVFRDIVEIPPGNYLVARDGKISIKRYWEIDFPDWNSSSEAVGRRSREYYEEELSGLLVDAGKIRLRADVPVGAYLSGGLDSSIIASIIRNFTSNPLDTFSIAFDDEQFDESGFQSQMAEFLGTKHQVVRATHADIGRIFPQVIWHTETPVMRTAPAPMFLLSKLVREGGYKVVLTGEGADEFLGGYDIFKEAKVRRFWASQPESEWRPLLLKRLYPDIGELTRANASFVSAFFRRGLTETESADYSHALRWWNGRRNCRFLSEGFIGGMRDDGDNGRDAIERLTGERFARWEPLARAQFLEIKIFLSQYLLSSQGDRMAMAHSIEGRFPFLDCRVVEFCNRLPATMKLRGLNEKYLLKRLGKKWLPKEIWQRTKRPYRAPIHKSFFNEQTADYVIELLSEAKIAEAGYFKAQAVGQLAQKMRQGFPVSETDDMALAGIISTQLAHELFVKGFRKARAIGLKDDVLVIKN; encoded by the coding sequence ATGTGTGGCATTGCGGGGATATTCAATTTGGATAGCGGCGAGCATGTCGGCGAGCAGGTGATGCGGGAGATGCTGGGGAGCATCCGCCATCGGGGGCCGGACCAATTTGGGATTTACCTGGATGGGCCAATCGTGTTGGGCAGCGCCCGGCTGAGCATCATCGATCTCAGTACGGGACAGCAGCCAATCTCGAATGAGGATGGGACGCTTTGGATCGTCTTCAACGGAGAGATATTCAATTATATCGAGCTGCGAGCTGAACTCGAATCGCGCGGTCACCGGTTTTCTACCACATCCGACACGGAGGTGTTGCTGCATGCATATGAGGAGTGGGGGCCACAGTGTCTCGATCGATTCAACGGGCAGTTTGCGTTCGCGATTTGGAACAGACGCGAGCAAGCCCTGTTTCTTGCGCGAGACAGGCTGGGGGTGCGGCCACTTTTCTACACACTGACCCGGGGCGGGAGCCTGGTTTTCGGATCGGAAATTAAGGCGCTTTTGGCTTCGGGCAGGGTTTCAGCGCAGATAGACCCTATCGGGTTGGAGCAAGTGTTTACCTATTGGAGCCCGATTTCACCAAGGACGGTTTTCCGGGACATAGTTGAGATACCGCCGGGGAATTATCTGGTGGCGAGGGATGGGAAGATTTCTATCAAAAGGTATTGGGAGATCGATTTCCCTGACTGGAACAGTTCGTCAGAAGCGGTAGGAAGAAGGAGCCGAGAATATTATGAGGAGGAGTTGTCAGGTCTTTTGGTTGATGCGGGGAAAATCCGGCTGCGGGCGGATGTGCCCGTGGGGGCTTATTTGAGTGGGGGACTGGATTCGTCAATCATCGCATCGATCATCCGGAATTTCACGAGCAATCCATTGGATACGTTTTCGATAGCCTTTGATGATGAGCAATTTGACGAGAGCGGGTTTCAGAGTCAGATGGCCGAATTTCTTGGGACAAAACACCAGGTTGTCCGGGCGACGCACGCGGATATCGGGCGGATATTCCCGCAGGTAATCTGGCATACAGAGACGCCGGTGATGCGGACGGCCCCGGCCCCGATGTTCCTGTTATCGAAGCTCGTACGGGAGGGCGGCTACAAAGTAGTGCTGACGGGCGAGGGGGCGGATGAATTTCTTGGGGGATATGATATTTTCAAGGAAGCGAAGGTCAGGCGGTTTTGGGCGAGTCAGCCAGAGTCGGAGTGGCGCCCATTATTGCTGAAACGGTTGTATCCGGACATCGGGGAACTGACGCGGGCAAACGCGTCGTTTGTGTCGGCGTTTTTTCGCAGAGGCCTGACAGAGACGGAGTCGGCGGATTACTCGCATGCATTGCGGTGGTGGAATGGCCGAAGGAACTGCCGGTTTTTGAGCGAGGGGTTCATAGGAGGGATGAGAGACGATGGGGACAATGGGAGAGATGCGATCGAAAGATTGACGGGTGAGAGGTTTGCAAGGTGGGAGCCGCTGGCGCGGGCGCAATTTCTTGAAATAAAGATATTTTTATCGCAGTACCTGCTCTCATCGCAGGGGGACCGTATGGCGATGGCGCACTCGATAGAGGGGCGGTTTCCGTTTTTGGATTGCCGGGTGGTGGAATTCTGCAATCGGTTGCCGGCCACGATGAAGTTGCGCGGGTTGAACGAGAAGTACCTTTTGAAAAGGTTGGGAAAAAAATGGTTGCCGAAGGAAATCTGGCAGCGGACGAAACGGCCCTATCGGGCGCCGATACATAAGAGTTTTTTCAATGAGCAAACCGCGGACTATGTAATAGAACTGTTGTCGGAGGCGAAAATTGCTGAGGCGGGCTATTTCAAGGCTCAAGCGGTGGGGCAACTTGCGCAGAAAATGCGGCAGGGTTTTCCGGTAAGCGAGACAGACGACATGGCGTTGGCCGGAATCATATCGACGCAGTTAGCACACGAGTTGTTCGTTAAGGGCTTCCGGAAAGCGAGGGCGATTGGGTTGAAAGATGATGTATTGGTTATCAAAAACTAA
- the nadE gene encoding NAD(+) synthase: MNETPLSAELLRLDCVREAERIEGLIRETVLRRFKKKGVVVGLSGGVDSSTVAALAVRALGRERVLGLMMPEQDSSPETLRLSQQVAAHLGMETVQKDISGILEAVGCYRRQAEAIQAVIAEYGPGWKSKLVLPSVIKGDQLRIFSIVAESPSGERREKRLPLETYLSLVAATNFKQRARKMLEYYHADRLNYAVTGTPNLLEYDQGFFVKLGDGAADIKPIAHLYKTQVYQMGEFLGVPQEILSRPPTTDTYSMPQSQEEFYFSLPYNKMDLVLYGKDRGYNAAEIGGAVGLTAEQVGRVFRDIEGKRRMARYLHAQAAILGDF, encoded by the coding sequence ATGAACGAAACACCACTTTCTGCGGAGTTGTTGAGGTTGGATTGCGTGCGGGAGGCGGAGAGGATTGAAGGGCTCATTCGGGAGACGGTCCTGCGGCGATTCAAGAAGAAGGGGGTGGTAGTTGGGCTTTCGGGTGGAGTTGATAGCAGCACTGTAGCCGCTTTGGCTGTTCGCGCCCTTGGCAGGGAGCGGGTGCTGGGGCTGATGATGCCGGAACAAGATTCCTCACCCGAGACGCTGCGTTTGAGCCAGCAGGTAGCCGCGCATTTGGGGATGGAGACGGTGCAGAAGGACATCTCCGGCATATTGGAGGCGGTGGGTTGCTATCGGCGGCAGGCAGAGGCTATCCAAGCTGTCATTGCGGAGTACGGGCCGGGGTGGAAATCGAAATTGGTGTTACCGAGTGTGATTAAGGGGGACCAGTTGCGAATTTTTTCGATTGTTGCGGAGTCACCCTCTGGGGAACGCAGGGAGAAGCGGTTGCCATTGGAGACCTATCTGAGCCTGGTTGCGGCCACGAATTTCAAGCAGCGCGCGCGCAAGATGCTGGAGTATTATCATGCCGACCGGCTGAATTATGCGGTGACCGGAACGCCGAATTTGCTCGAATATGATCAGGGGTTTTTTGTGAAGCTTGGGGACGGGGCGGCGGATATCAAGCCCATCGCACATCTTTACAAAACGCAGGTGTACCAGATGGGGGAGTTTTTGGGTGTGCCGCAGGAGATACTCAGCCGGCCGCCGACGACTGATACCTATTCGATGCCACAGTCGCAAGAGGAGTTTTATTTTTCACTGCCTTACAACAAGATGGACCTTGTGTTATATGGGAAGGATCGGGGTTACAATGCGGCGGAAATTGGTGGGGCGGTTGGGTTGACGGCGGAGCAGGTAGGCAGGGTTTTCCGGGATATTGAGGGCAAGAGGAGAATGGCGAGGTATTTGCATGCGCAGGCGGCGATACTGGGGGATTTTTGA
- a CDS encoding Uma2 family endonuclease: MFSGRAGQTGISQDDYLEGAPELAVEIVGSSRAYDLHQKKAAYRRNGVREYLVWVTGEQWVRWWELREDEYQEIPPDAGGLVKSRMFPGLWLDTAALLRGDMRGVLAGLRQGLASREHQEFATK; this comes from the coding sequence TTGTTTTCAGGGCGGGCTGGGCAGACAGGGATTTCGCAGGATGACTACCTCGAAGGCGCGCCGGAACTGGCAGTCGAAATTGTTGGGAGTTCTCGGGCATACGATTTGCACCAGAAAAAAGCCGCCTACCGCCGCAATGGAGTCCGCGAATACCTGGTCTGGGTGACAGGAGAGCAATGGGTGCGATGGTGGGAACTTCGCGAGGACGAATACCAGGAAATTCCACCCGACGCGGGCGGCTTGGTTAAGAGCCGGATGTTTCCCGGCCTCTGGCTCGATACGGCGGCCCTGCTGCGCGGAGATATGAGAGGGGTGCTGGCGGGACTGCGCCAAGGCCTTGCCAGCCGGGAGCACCAGGAATTTGCAACCAAATAG
- a CDS encoding TolC family protein produces the protein MQRLIELALTNNPDLRVAVLNVEQTRALYRVQRNALIPTVALNANGTRQRIPNVFGGGGRAFTYGEYSVGLGVTS, from the coding sequence TTGCAGCGGCTGATCGAATTGGCCCTGACGAACAATCCTGACCTGCGGGTGGCGGTGTTGAACGTTGAACAGACCCGCGCGCTTTATCGGGTCCAGCGCAACGCCCTGATTCCCACCGTTGCGCTCAACGCCAACGGCACGCGCCAAAGGATTCCCAACGTTTTTGGCGGCGGCGGCCGAGCCTTCACCTATGGCGAATACAGCGTGGGCCTGGGTGTCACGTCGTAA